In the Tessaracoccus lacteus genome, CCCACCTTGGCCCGCTGGGGAAAAACACTGTGGGACATGGGCGGGTCCTCCTCGAGGGTCGGTGGGCACGCGTCCGCTCACGCGGCAGCGTGCAAACATTACGGCCAGCAGTTCTGCACGACAATCCAGTCTCACCGAGCGGGCGGCCGGTTTGCCAGGTTGTAACGAACCCGCAACAACTGATCCCCCGGGCCGGCCGGGACACGGGATCAGTCGCCGGGATCAAGGGCGGGCGCTCGCGACGCCCGCGGCCAGTTCGCCCGACAGCGCCCGCAGGCGCCGCAGGTCCCCCGGCATGTCTGCCCCGTCGGAGTCCAGGCACTTGAGCAGCGCCGAGCCGACGATCACGAGGTCAGCGTAGCCGCCGATCTCGGCCGCCTGCGCCCCGTTGCTCACGCCGAGACCGATGCCGACCGGGACGGTCGGGTCGATGGCGCGGGCGCGTCCCACGATCACGGGCGCGGCGTCGGAGGTGGCGGAGCGCGCTCCGGTGACGCCCATCACGCTGGTGGCGTACACCCAGCCACGGCACGATCCCATCGTGAGCGCGATGCGCTCGTCGGTGGAGCTGGGGGCGATCAGGAACACCCTGTCGAGGTTGTGCGCGTCGCTGGCCTCGAACCACTCCGGACAGTCGTCCGGGGGCAGGTCCGGGGTGATGACGCCGCGGCCGCCAGCAGAGGCCAGGTCGCGGGCGAACCGGTCGGGGCCGTAGGCCTCGATCAGGTTCCAGTAGGTCATCACCATCGGGGCGGCGCCGGTCGCGGCGACCGTCTCCGCGGCGGTGAACGCGTCGCGCGTGTGGACCCCGCGCGCCCTTGCCTTCACGGTGGCGTGCTGGATGACCAGCCCGTCCATCAGCGGATCGGAGTACGGGATGCCGA is a window encoding:
- the trpA gene encoding tryptophan synthase subunit alpha, whose translation is MSSFTDAARLGNTGAVVSSCLDAGRPALVGYLPVGYPCVAQSMEAFRAVVEGSDGRGADIVEIGIPYSDPLMDGLVIQHATVKARARGVHTRDAFTAAETVAATGAAPMVMTYWNLIEAYGPDRFARDLASAGGRGVITPDLPPDDCPEWFEASDAHNLDRVFLIAPSSTDERIALTMGSCRGWVYATSVMGVTGARSATSDAAPVIVGRARAIDPTVPVGIGLGVSNGAQAAEIGGYADLVIVGSALLKCLDSDGADMPGDLRRLRALSGELAAGVASARP